Below is a window of Bacteroidota bacterium DNA.
TTGTTTCCAACGGGAAAAAGTGGATGACGCTTTCACCAAGCGGATTATTTGATATTGATGGGCGCACGCGCACGCGCAGTAATGCCACCTTCGATAGTTCAGCAAATGAGAATAACTAAAACTGGCAATGTAGGAATCGGAACAATAGGACCAACTGCAAAACTTCACATTGTTAATCCCACTTCAACAGGATTAACTGTAACAACCCAACATGTGGGCGATTATGGCTATGGAATTATTTCAGAAGTTAATCGGGATTTCACAAAAGCTATTGCGGTTACAAATAACGCTTCTGCTGGAGTACAAACTTTTGTCGTGTATGGCGATGGAAGAGTTGGCATTGGAGCTGATCCCGATGGAGACCCGACCTATAAACTTCTTGTTTGCGGAACTATCCGAACAAAAGAGGTGGTTGTAGAAAGTTCTGTTTGGTGTGATTATAAATTTGAACCTTCCCATAAACGAATGACATGGCTGGAAAAGAAAAACTTCTTTGACATAAATAAACACTTGCCCGAGGTTGAAACCGCAAATGAAATTGAAAAGAACGGATTAAAACTTGGTAAAACATTGTACGGCTTTGCATATAATATTGAAGACAATAGCTTAGATATTATTACTCTTTTTGAAACCACCGAAAAATTGAAAGATGAAAATGCAAAATTAAAAACACAAAATGAAGAATTAGAAAAACGAATTTCCACACTTGAAATCATGATAAAAAAATAGTTTAATGAAAAAATTATTTTTCATACTACAATGTGTTTTTGCTTTCTGTGTTGTAAATGCACAGACATGGAGTGCTTTGGGAAGCGGGTTAGGCAGTACTTCCCCAGACTGGGTAGAAGGTATGGCGATATATAATGGAAATTTGTACGCAGGAGGAAATTTTAACACTGCTGGTAGTATTACTGTAAATAATATTGCAAGATGGAATGGTATAACTTGGGATTCTGTTGGCAATGGATTTATCAATGTTCCATTATATTCTTTGTACGTATATAAAAATGAACTTTATGTGGGTGGGGATTCTCCTTGGGGACAGGGTATTGTTCGTTGGAATGATACCGTCTGGAAATCTGTTGGTGGAGGAGTATCTGGTTTTCCTGCAACTGTAAGTGCTTTATCAGAATATAATAATGAGTTATATGCAGGTGGAGAATTTAATTCTGCCGGAGGAGTTCCAGCAAACCTCATTGCCAGATGGAATGGCAGTTTGTGGGATTCAGTGGACGCGGGAATATACGGTGCGAATGTACACGCTATGGCGGTATATAGTAACGAGTTATATGTTGCGGGTGGTTTTGATAGCGCTGGACATATAGCAGCAAAAAACATCGCAAAATGGAATGGGACAAACTGGTCAGCAGTAGGAAATGGAACATCGGCATGGAACGATAAGATTCTTGATTTAACAGTATATAATAACGAACTATATGCAGTCGGATCCTTTAGCATTGCTGCAGGAATTCCTGCAAGGGGAATAGTAAAATGGAATGGCTCCTCATGGAGTTCTTTGAACAACGTGAACAATACGGGAATGTATTTTTTCGCTCTTACTGTCTATAATAATGAATTATATGCAGGAGGGTACTTTGACACATTATTTGTAAGCAGCGCTCCAAAATCTATCAACAGCATTGCAAGATGGAATGCGTCTTCATGGGATTCGGTTGGCTCTGGCATTAATTATAATAATGTATCTGGATCTGTTTGGGGATTATTAAATGATACCATCAACAACACACTTTATGTTGGGGGCACTTTCAATAATGCAGGAGGACTTTCAGCAATAAATATTGCTCGATGGTCAACTCCGTCAGGTATTTCGGAAAATACCAAAACAAATAATATAAATATTTATCCCAATCCCATGAATAGCCATGTATCGTTTCTTTTTTCAACTCAAAAAAAATCAAACAACGTTCAATTGGCTTTTTATGATTTG
It encodes the following:
- a CDS encoding T9SS type A sorting domain-containing protein, with the translated sequence MKKLFFILQCVFAFCVVNAQTWSALGSGLGSTSPDWVEGMAIYNGNLYAGGNFNTAGSITVNNIARWNGITWDSVGNGFINVPLYSLYVYKNELYVGGDSPWGQGIVRWNDTVWKSVGGGVSGFPATVSALSEYNNELYAGGEFNSAGGVPANLIARWNGSLWDSVDAGIYGANVHAMAVYSNELYVAGGFDSAGHIAAKNIAKWNGTNWSAVGNGTSAWNDKILDLTVYNNELYAVGSFSIAAGIPARGIVKWNGSSWSSLNNVNNTGMYFFALTVYNNELYAGGYFDTLFVSSAPKSINSIARWNASSWDSVGSGINYNNVSGSVWGLLNDTINNTLYVGGTFNNAGGLSAINIARWSTPSGISENTKTNNINIYPNPMNSHVSFLFSTQKKSNNVQLAFYDLYGKEVSSNIKVNLISQTQQKTEVNVINVSLKNGVYIYKVYSDNELIGTGKIIVIN